From Nonlabens sp. Ci31, the proteins below share one genomic window:
- a CDS encoding DUF6973 domain-containing protein has translation MQAYFMSENRVVAFDITEEFFPSNNAPHLYYGINDKKDAFRHAFFNAINTKFAGRFIAEQFSNAHETGTPLRWIKEREMDLFNNNVGHNLGESNRDLSHAVLKLLVWDAAVNGDLN, from the coding sequence ATACAAGCTTATTTTATGTCTGAAAACAGAGTAGTTGCCTTTGATATAACAGAAGAGTTCTTCCCAAGTAATAATGCACCACACCTTTATTATGGTATTAATGATAAGAAAGATGCGTTTAGGCATGCATTTTTCAATGCAATAAACACAAAATTTGCAGGTAGATTTATTGCAGAACAATTTTCAAATGCTCATGAAACAGGAACGCCTTTAAGGTGGATTAAAGAAAGAGAAATGGATTTGTTTAATAACAATGTTGGTCATAACCTAGGAGAGAGTAATAGAGATTTAAGTCATGCAGTATTAAAGTTATTAGTTTGGGATGCTGCTGTAAATGGTGACTTAAATTAG
- the folK gene encoding 2-amino-4-hydroxy-6-hydroxymethyldihydropteridine diphosphokinase — protein sequence MKNIHSNHNHKTFIALGSNLGDRKQHLLDASRRMEQRLGLIISTASVYEVPAAGFTGGDFLNTCILVNTRKNAQETIAILQQIERDMGRVPRTGKNYEDRVIDLDIVLFDDQVITTPDLQIPHPRMHERNFVLQPLVDIAYKVIHPILNKSMAELSSTLEPLEKMVDFEIPLSRKRYPIQDLNFIAVEGNIGSGKTSLTHKLSEDFNAKQVLERFADNPFLPLFYKDKERYSFPLEMSFLADRYQQLSDEVAQQDLFKEFTIADYYVIKSLIFSKITLEKEEYSLYKRLFNMMYKELVKPDLYVYLYQTEERLLENIKKRGRDYEQNIEASYLSKIQQGYAEFIRSQQELKVKVIDVTDLDFVNNQEDYLKVLEKILED from the coding sequence ATTAAGAACATCCACTCCAATCATAATCATAAAACATTCATCGCTTTAGGAAGCAACCTGGGTGATAGAAAACAGCACTTGCTGGACGCTTCTCGTCGTATGGAGCAACGTCTAGGCTTGATCATTTCCACTGCGAGTGTTTATGAAGTCCCTGCGGCGGGATTTACTGGAGGCGATTTTTTAAATACGTGCATTCTAGTAAATACCCGTAAAAATGCACAAGAGACAATTGCTATTTTACAACAAATAGAGCGTGATATGGGTCGAGTGCCTCGCACTGGTAAAAATTATGAGGATCGGGTGATTGACTTAGACATTGTTCTTTTTGATGATCAAGTGATCACTACTCCTGATTTACAAATACCGCATCCAAGAATGCACGAACGCAATTTTGTCCTGCAACCACTAGTGGACATTGCTTATAAGGTTATACATCCTATTTTGAATAAAAGCATGGCAGAGCTTTCGAGTACTCTAGAGCCTTTAGAAAAGATGGTAGATTTTGAAATTCCGCTTTCGCGAAAGCGGTATCCCATCCAAGACCTCAACTTTATAGCTGTAGAAGGGAATATAGGAAGTGGAAAAACCAGCCTGACCCATAAACTATCAGAAGATTTTAATGCCAAACAAGTCTTAGAACGTTTTGCAGACAATCCTTTTTTACCGCTTTTCTATAAAGATAAAGAACGCTATTCGTTCCCCTTAGAAATGTCTTTTCTGGCCGATCGTTACCAGCAATTAAGTGATGAAGTAGCGCAACAAGATCTCTTTAAAGAATTTACCATTGCAGATTATTACGTGATCAAATCTTTGATTTTTAGTAAAATAACCCTAGAAAAAGAAGAATACTCGTTGTACAAACGTCTTTTTAATATGATGTATAAAGAACTGGTAAAGCCCGACTTATACGTTTACCTCTACCAGACCGAAGAGCGGTTGCTAGAAAATATTAAAAAACGCGGTCGCGATTACGAGCAAAATATAGAAGCCAGCTACCTCTCAAAAATCCAACAAGGCTATGCCGAATTTATAAGATCACAACAAGAACTCAAAGTAAAAGTGATCGATGTAACAGATCTGGACTTTGTAAATAATCAGGAGGATTATTTGAAGGTTTTGGAGAAGATCCTAGAGGATTGA
- a CDS encoding queuosine precursor transporter → MKTLTGKKLQLAHRIYLVLAALFICSLVVSNLIFQKFFYWNPFGWFNFEISVGLLPYPITFLVTDLVSEIYGRRKANDLVLAGIFASVFSLGIIAVADVAPAIDASPIQDAVFNKVFGATTIAVMASMTAYLFAQFIDIQIYHFWKRITGGKMLWLRNNFSTIFSQFVDTMSVLLLLCYYEVLSWEQFWPLLIAGFLFKMLVALLDTPLLYGGVFIFRRLFGLEMGEEIKID, encoded by the coding sequence ATGAAGACACTCACAGGTAAAAAGTTACAGCTCGCACACCGTATTTATCTCGTATTAGCTGCTTTATTCATTTGCTCGCTGGTCGTTTCTAATTTGATTTTTCAAAAGTTTTTTTACTGGAATCCATTCGGTTGGTTTAATTTTGAAATTTCGGTAGGATTATTGCCCTATCCTATTACCTTTTTGGTTACCGATTTAGTGAGTGAGATTTATGGACGTCGCAAGGCAAATGATTTGGTACTGGCAGGAATATTTGCATCGGTTTTTAGTCTTGGGATAATAGCTGTGGCTGACGTTGCTCCTGCGATTGATGCAAGTCCTATACAAGACGCTGTTTTTAATAAAGTTTTTGGCGCGACAACTATTGCAGTGATGGCTAGTATGACCGCTTACTTGTTTGCTCAATTTATAGATATCCAGATTTATCATTTTTGGAAAAGAATTACAGGTGGCAAAATGCTTTGGTTGCGCAACAACTTCAGTACTATATTTTCACAGTTTGTTGACACTATGAGCGTCTTATTATTGTTATGTTATTATGAAGTCTTATCCTGGGAACAATTCTGGCCTTTATTAATAGCTGGATTTCTCTTTAAGATGCTTGTTGCATTGCTAGACACGCCATTATTATATGGAGGCGTTTTCATTTTTAGGCGACTGTTCGGGTTGGAAATGGGAGAAGAAATAAAAATTGATTAA
- a CDS encoding AsmA-like C-terminal region-containing protein codes for MKKIFKIAGITLLAVIILIVAAPFFFKDQIAQIIKDKLNASMEAQIDFAEVDLSLFRSFPDAQLHIEGFSIINKAPFAGDTLFYGKEVKLDLPIGDLFNDASEPIHINELMVNQAVARFTVDENGNSSWDIAKDTASAKANDPQVTEEGTGFSFDLKHYEVTDSELTYEDTSTKNKLVLSNINHSGNGDFSLGKSTLATYTEALVFYGLDGMQYLSGQKVKLDADILMDLDNQKYTFQENKGFVNDLELKMNGFVQLEELYTMVDVSFETPSSDFKNFFAVIPETYRKNLDGITTTGDFIVNGIIKGELDDNRIPKMDIKISSKNASFKYPDLPKTVTNINIDAQLKNDTGNVDDTYFNVAQTSFNIGSDRISGNAMIKNLTTNMDIDLNAKGNLDFQNLAQAFPLPEDMNIDGKLALDMAAKFDMESIEKERYERINTRGTASLTNFRYEGDALIKPLVIKKASIDMTTSRIELKDFDAQTGNTDLNAKGTINNLLGFLLQDQDLKGTFTLKSNTLDAADFMTAVEVAPAQKANQTTQTSTSATTEDAIKIPAFLDANLDFQANRVLYDGLELKNVSGVALIRDETLTLNNTTTDIFDGNIAVNGSVSTKGATPVFNMALDMKNLDIAKSFEGFDMFKSFVPIISALQGKINTDIALSGSLDKQLSPILSTLAGDAIAQLLTKEINATNNPLLGKLDQKLSFINLNKFDVSEITTKLNFKDGAVQVAPFDFNIKGIKATASGKHSLTNEMDYTLSLDVPAKYFGKEGASLLSKLEDKEVESISVLVPVKFTGSFLSPKIDLNLDLAVKNLTNQIIEIQKQKLKDKGEEAVGSAIGDLINGNNPLNGIKDVIGGNGKPKDSTSTAKPQDPIKEAAGNAIKDLFGRKRKKVADTTKTK; via the coding sequence ATGAAAAAAATATTTAAAATAGCAGGAATTACCTTGCTCGCTGTGATCATCTTGATTGTAGCTGCGCCTTTTTTCTTTAAAGACCAAATTGCCCAAATCATTAAGGACAAGCTCAATGCTTCTATGGAGGCGCAAATTGATTTTGCTGAGGTAGATTTGAGTCTTTTCAGATCATTCCCAGACGCACAACTCCACATAGAAGGTTTTTCTATCATCAATAAAGCCCCATTTGCCGGTGATACGTTGTTTTACGGTAAAGAAGTGAAACTAGACCTGCCTATAGGTGATTTGTTTAACGACGCTAGCGAGCCTATTCATATTAACGAGCTGATGGTTAATCAAGCGGTTGCAAGATTTACAGTAGATGAAAACGGCAATTCTAGTTGGGATATTGCTAAGGATACCGCTTCCGCGAAAGCTAATGATCCACAAGTCACTGAGGAAGGTACAGGATTCTCTTTTGACTTAAAACATTACGAGGTGACAGACTCTGAACTTACTTACGAAGATACCTCCACTAAAAATAAGCTCGTGCTTTCTAATATAAATCACTCTGGAAACGGAGATTTTTCATTAGGCAAGAGTACGTTAGCCACCTACACAGAGGCATTAGTTTTTTACGGGTTGGACGGTATGCAATACTTATCTGGTCAAAAGGTAAAACTGGATGCAGATATTCTTATGGATTTAGATAATCAAAAATATACCTTTCAAGAAAACAAAGGCTTTGTCAATGATCTAGAATTAAAGATGAATGGTTTTGTACAATTAGAGGAATTGTATACGATGGTTGATGTAAGTTTTGAGACACCATCATCTGACTTTAAAAACTTCTTTGCTGTAATTCCAGAAACCTATCGTAAAAATTTAGACGGCATCACTACCACCGGAGATTTTATAGTAAACGGTATCATAAAGGGGGAATTAGATGATAATCGCATTCCTAAAATGGATATCAAGATCAGCTCAAAAAATGCTTCTTTTAAATATCCAGATTTACCTAAAACAGTTACGAACATCAATATAGATGCACAACTTAAAAACGATACAGGAAATGTCGACGATACTTATTTCAACGTGGCGCAAACCTCTTTTAATATTGGGAGTGATAGAATAAGCGGTAATGCAATGATCAAAAACCTGACAACTAATATGGATATTGATCTAAATGCAAAGGGGAATCTAGACTTTCAAAACCTAGCTCAAGCATTTCCTTTGCCAGAAGACATGAATATTGACGGGAAGTTAGCATTGGATATGGCAGCTAAGTTTGATATGGAAAGCATCGAGAAAGAACGCTATGAACGTATCAATACTAGAGGAACGGCCAGCCTTACCAACTTCAGATATGAAGGTGATGCACTTATCAAACCTTTAGTGATTAAGAAGGCGAGTATTGATATGACTACCTCTAGAATAGAGCTAAAAGATTTTGATGCTCAAACAGGCAATACCGATTTAAATGCAAAGGGTACCATCAATAATTTGCTCGGATTTTTGCTTCAAGACCAAGACTTAAAAGGAACTTTTACTTTAAAGTCTAACACACTAGACGCTGCCGATTTTATGACAGCTGTAGAGGTGGCTCCTGCCCAAAAAGCAAACCAAACAACTCAAACATCCACATCTGCAACAACTGAAGATGCGATTAAGATTCCAGCTTTTCTGGATGCCAACTTAGATTTCCAAGCAAATCGAGTGTTGTACGATGGTCTAGAGCTCAAAAACGTAAGCGGTGTAGCTTTGATTAGAGATGAAACTTTGACCTTAAACAATACGACGACTGATATTTTTGACGGTAACATAGCTGTCAACGGTTCAGTTTCCACTAAGGGAGCTACTCCAGTTTTCAATATGGCGCTGGACATGAAGAATCTAGATATCGCAAAGTCTTTTGAAGGTTTTGATATGTTTAAATCCTTTGTTCCTATTATTAGTGCTTTACAAGGTAAGATCAATACAGATATAGCCCTTTCGGGGTCATTAGATAAGCAACTTTCTCCTATTTTGAGTACACTGGCAGGAGATGCTATTGCACAATTACTGACTAAAGAAATCAATGCTACTAATAACCCGTTATTAGGTAAATTAGATCAAAAATTGAGTTTTATAAATCTTAATAAATTTGATGTTTCTGAAATTACAACCAAGCTTAATTTTAAAGATGGAGCGGTGCAAGTAGCACCATTTGATTTTAATATCAAAGGGATTAAGGCTACGGCGAGTGGTAAGCACAGTCTTACTAATGAGATGGATTATACCTTGTCATTAGATGTTCCTGCAAAATACTTTGGTAAAGAAGGTGCCAGCTTACTTTCTAAATTAGAGGACAAGGAAGTGGAAAGTATCTCAGTTCTGGTACCGGTTAAGTTTACAGGTTCATTTTTGAGTCCTAAAATTGATTTGAATCTTGATCTTGCGGTAAAAAACTTAACCAATCAAATTATAGAGATCCAAAAACAAAAATTAAAAGACAAAGGAGAAGAAGCAGTAGGTAGTGCTATTGGTGATCTTATTAACGGAAATAACCCTTTAAATGGTATTAAGGATGTGATAGGGGGTAATGGAAAACCTAAAGACTCTACTAGTACTGCTAAGCCACAAGACCCAATTAAGGAAGCTGCGGGGAATGCTATTAAAGACTTGTTTGGGCGTAAAAGAAAGAAAGTGGCAGATACTACCAAAACAAAATAG
- a CDS encoding TIGR03915 family putative DNA repair protein, which produces MTTTLLYDGSLNGLMTAIFTIYDRKIKLPIIALDSREQNDLFEGTELVITDPDKAQRVWKRFNSLCEHQDSHQVYCAFLSEIIGIENTIYEYLKMTFSAQKPPSGDCANSTVLKITQAAKMVHHEKQRMEAFVRLQLIDEEIYYANIEPDFNVLPLIAGHFKNLYTDQKWIIYDLKRNFGISYDLETVQEVQIDFKKARGQGGVLNTSVSEKNSAIAVSGSFRSATALRINSSEINYKDLWNQYFNSTNIKSRKNLKLHLQYVPKRGWKYLSEKI; this is translated from the coding sequence ATGACCACTACGCTTTTATATGACGGTAGTTTAAACGGTTTGATGACGGCTATTTTCACTATTTACGATCGCAAGATCAAACTGCCCATCATCGCTTTAGACTCTCGTGAGCAAAACGACCTTTTTGAGGGTACAGAACTGGTTATTACAGATCCTGATAAGGCGCAACGTGTATGGAAACGTTTTAACTCTTTATGCGAGCACCAAGATTCTCATCAGGTATACTGTGCTTTTTTAAGTGAAATCATCGGAATCGAAAACACGATTTATGAGTATTTAAAAATGACTTTCAGTGCTCAAAAACCACCAAGTGGTGACTGTGCTAACTCTACGGTTCTGAAGATTACTCAAGCGGCAAAAATGGTGCATCACGAGAAACAGCGTATGGAGGCCTTTGTGCGTTTACAATTGATCGATGAAGAAATCTACTATGCTAATATAGAACCAGACTTTAACGTACTACCACTTATAGCTGGTCATTTTAAAAACCTTTATACAGACCAGAAGTGGATTATTTATGACTTAAAACGCAATTTTGGAATCAGCTATGATCTAGAAACGGTGCAAGAAGTCCAAATTGATTTTAAAAAAGCCCGTGGTCAAGGTGGCGTTTTAAATACTAGTGTTTCAGAAAAAAACAGTGCTATTGCTGTGTCAGGTAGCTTTCGCAGTGCGACTGCGCTACGTATAAACTCCAGCGAGATCAACTACAAAGATCTCTGGAATCAATATTTTAATAGCACCAATATCAAGTCTAGAAAAAATCTAAAACTACACTTACAATATGTGCCAAAAAGGGGTTGGAAATATTTAAGCGAAAAAATATAA
- a CDS encoding DNA polymerase III subunit alpha, whose translation MKTTLNKTNSPTNLYLNNHTYYSLRYGTFNEEELITLALENGVKTIVLTDINNTSACLNFIRLCIQSNLNAVIGIDFRNKHQQLYVGMAKNNEGFQELNEYLSFHLENKIPFPDQAPAFDNAFVIYPFKMVVELEKTRFRESEFIGISIAALRKLPFTAYVKMKDRLVVMQTVTFRTRKDFNAHRLLRCVDLNILLSQLPESQQGYFEDQMIPILEIEELFIAYPFIIENTKCLLAKCKIYFDFENAQLNANQHLYSDSKEIDYQKLRTLAYAGVANRYGDKEDKTDVFERIEKEISVVKKKGFVTYFLINWRICEYARSKSYFYVGRGSGANSILAYLLQITEVDPIELDLYFERFINDYRSSPPDFDIDFSWDDREDITRFIFEEFDHVALLATYNTFQYRAVIRELGKVFGLPKADIDMLTTGNFHPERLDQMHQLVLKYSHLIKNMPNYTSIHAGGILITEKPIHYYSATSLPPKGYRTVQFDMHIAEDAGIHKFDILAQRGLGKIRDTIEIIKYNQPDAPIANLHTDVKKFMKDPEINKMISQAKCIGCFYIESPAMRMLLSKLATNDYIGLVAASSVIRPGVAQSGMMREFILRTRYPEKRKDAHPIMQGIMPETYGIMVYQEDVIKVAHYYAKLDLAEADVLRRGMSGKYRSREEFQKVEQKYFQNCIDLGHDPEQTKEIWNQIKSFAGYAFAKGHSASYAVESYQSLYLKCYFPLEYMTATLNNGGGFYQPELYVHEAKMCGAVIESPCVNHSNIANIIKGRSIYLGYSYLKELERKTMVRIIEARHLNGRFTSLEDFINRVFISMDQLSILIRINAFRFTAMDRYELLWQAHYKLDKSPQKYIQNKLFVPEYREAKIPQLHTTNQELAYEQIELLGFPLCSHFDLLVELPKNNHSREDMKAHNKKMILIYGYVVNIKTTHTAKGKRMQFGTFLDCKGHFFDTVMFPPVAAKIHFRGSGIYKIYGKVVEEFDFYSIEVHDMQKADYIQDPRYAEENPQTMQRLDKQSNLKDRRMGNSNGYRKQELPDKSIEI comes from the coding sequence TTGAAAACCACTTTAAATAAAACAAACTCACCAACTAATTTGTACCTAAACAACCATACCTATTACTCCTTGCGTTACGGCACCTTTAATGAAGAAGAGCTGATAACACTTGCGCTAGAAAACGGAGTAAAAACCATTGTTCTAACTGATATCAACAACACCAGTGCGTGCCTTAACTTTATTAGGCTTTGTATTCAAAGCAATCTTAATGCAGTGATAGGTATTGATTTTAGAAACAAGCACCAACAACTGTACGTAGGAATGGCTAAAAATAACGAAGGATTTCAGGAACTCAACGAGTACTTATCCTTTCATCTAGAAAACAAAATTCCATTTCCAGATCAGGCACCAGCCTTTGATAATGCTTTTGTCATATATCCATTTAAAATGGTAGTGGAGCTAGAGAAAACTCGCTTTCGCGAAAGCGAATTTATAGGAATCTCTATCGCCGCATTACGCAAACTTCCTTTTACAGCATATGTAAAAATGAAGGACCGGTTAGTGGTCATGCAAACAGTGACTTTTAGAACAAGAAAAGATTTTAACGCTCACCGATTGCTGCGGTGTGTGGATTTAAATATTCTTTTGAGTCAGTTGCCAGAGTCTCAACAAGGATATTTTGAAGATCAGATGATTCCTATTCTTGAAATAGAAGAACTCTTTATAGCATATCCTTTTATCATTGAAAACACAAAATGCCTATTAGCAAAGTGCAAGATCTATTTTGACTTTGAGAACGCTCAACTCAATGCAAATCAACACCTCTATTCAGACAGTAAGGAGATAGATTACCAAAAACTAAGAACACTTGCTTATGCTGGTGTGGCAAATAGATACGGAGATAAAGAAGATAAAACAGACGTTTTTGAGCGTATAGAAAAGGAAATAAGTGTTGTAAAAAAGAAAGGTTTTGTCACCTATTTTTTGATCAATTGGCGTATTTGTGAATACGCACGTAGCAAAAGCTACTTTTACGTAGGTCGCGGTAGTGGAGCTAACAGTATTCTTGCCTATTTGTTACAGATCACAGAAGTAGACCCCATAGAACTCGATCTTTATTTTGAACGTTTCATCAACGACTACAGGTCGAGTCCGCCAGACTTTGATATTGATTTCTCTTGGGATGATCGGGAAGATATTACTCGATTTATTTTTGAAGAATTTGATCATGTCGCCCTGCTTGCCACCTACAACACCTTTCAGTACCGTGCGGTTATCAGAGAATTAGGGAAAGTTTTTGGTCTTCCAAAGGCAGATATTGACATGCTCACCACAGGTAATTTCCACCCCGAACGTCTGGATCAAATGCACCAATTGGTTTTGAAATACAGTCATTTGATAAAAAACATGCCCAACTACACCAGCATTCACGCTGGCGGAATTCTCATAACCGAAAAACCTATTCACTATTACAGCGCTACAAGTTTGCCTCCTAAAGGCTACCGTACCGTACAGTTTGACATGCATATTGCCGAAGATGCTGGGATTCATAAATTTGATATTCTTGCGCAACGTGGTTTGGGAAAAATACGCGACACGATTGAGATTATTAAATACAACCAGCCAGATGCCCCTATAGCAAACCTACATACTGATGTAAAGAAGTTTATGAAAGACCCTGAAATCAATAAGATGATCTCACAGGCAAAATGCATAGGTTGCTTTTATATAGAGTCTCCAGCTATGAGAATGTTGCTCAGCAAACTCGCTACTAATGATTATATAGGACTGGTTGCTGCCAGCTCTGTCATACGTCCCGGAGTAGCACAGAGTGGGATGATGCGCGAGTTTATTTTACGCACTCGATATCCAGAAAAACGCAAGGACGCACACCCCATCATGCAAGGAATTATGCCCGAAACCTATGGCATCATGGTTTATCAAGAAGACGTGATCAAGGTAGCACATTACTATGCAAAACTAGACCTTGCCGAAGCAGATGTACTGCGCCGTGGAATGAGCGGTAAGTACCGATCCCGTGAAGAATTTCAAAAAGTGGAACAAAAATACTTTCAGAATTGTATCGATTTAGGACATGATCCAGAGCAAACTAAAGAAATATGGAATCAAATTAAGAGTTTTGCTGGTTACGCTTTTGCCAAAGGTCACTCTGCATCTTATGCTGTAGAAAGTTATCAAAGTCTGTACTTAAAATGTTATTTCCCGTTAGAATACATGACAGCAACACTTAATAATGGCGGTGGCTTTTACCAACCTGAACTCTACGTACACGAAGCAAAAATGTGTGGTGCTGTTATAGAATCACCCTGTGTTAATCACAGCAATATTGCAAACATTATTAAAGGAAGAAGTATCTATCTAGGCTACAGTTACCTCAAGGAACTAGAGAGAAAAACCATGGTACGCATCATAGAAGCGCGACATTTGAACGGAAGGTTTACCTCTCTAGAAGACTTTATCAATCGTGTCTTTATCAGTATGGATCAGCTTTCTATTTTAATACGCATCAATGCTTTTAGGTTTACAGCAATGGATCGTTATGAATTGTTGTGGCAAGCACATTATAAACTTGATAAATCACCACAAAAATATATTCAAAACAAACTGTTTGTTCCAGAGTATAGAGAAGCCAAAATCCCTCAACTCCATACTACAAATCAGGAATTGGCTTATGAACAGATAGAACTTTTAGGTTTTCCATTGTGTTCCCATTTTGACTTATTAGTAGAGCTGCCTAAAAACAATCATAGTCGTGAAGACATGAAAGCGCATAACAAGAAAATGATTTTGATTTATGGCTACGTAGTAAATATCAAAACAACGCATACGGCAAAAGGAAAACGCATGCAGTTTGGTACTTTTTTAGATTGTAAGGGTCATTTTTTTGATACGGTTATGTTTCCTCCAGTAGCAGCAAAAATCCATTTTAGAGGTAGTGGCATCTATAAAATATACGGCAAGGTTGTGGAAGAGTTTGATTTCTATTCCATCGAGGTCCACGACATGCAAAAAGCAGATTACATTCAAGACCCACGGTATGCAGAAGAGAATCCGCAGACGATGCAGCGACTGGATAAACAGTCCAACCTAAAAGATCGCAGAATGGGAAATAGCAATGGGTATCGCAAACAAGAATTACCAGATAAATCCATCGAGATATGA
- the dinB gene encoding DNA polymerase IV: MTDKHIMHLDLDTFYVSVERKMDSRLENRPLLVGGTSDRGVVAACSYETRGYGVHSGMSMKLARQLCPEAVVIRGNAGTYSKHSDEVTEIIKQETPLFEKSSIDEFYADLSGMDRFYGCYKLATELRKKVIKETGLPISFGLSINKVVSKIATGEAKPNNQLMINYGEEKNFMAPLSVKKIPQVGDKTYQTLRHLGVKRIHTIQEMPEEMLINVLGKNGSMIWRRAQGVDNRPVVAFNERKSISTERTFDRDTIDVKKLNSILIAMTENLAFQLRRGDKLTGCINVKIKYSDFNTYTKQMRIPYCSADHILIPRILEVFEKLYNRRLLIRLIGIRFSHIVNGHYQINLFDDNETELNLYNALDKIREKYGDRTVMRAAGMEAKTIGRILNPFNGLPPVVLAHRKQ, from the coding sequence ATGACCGATAAACACATCATGCATTTAGATCTAGACACTTTCTACGTTTCTGTAGAGAGAAAGATGGATTCACGTCTTGAAAACCGACCTCTACTCGTAGGTGGAACTAGCGATCGTGGCGTCGTTGCTGCTTGCAGTTATGAAACAAGAGGCTATGGAGTACACAGTGGCATGTCTATGAAACTGGCAAGGCAGCTTTGCCCAGAAGCAGTTGTCATAAGAGGTAATGCAGGGACTTATTCTAAACACTCTGATGAAGTCACTGAAATCATCAAACAAGAAACTCCTCTTTTTGAAAAATCAAGTATAGATGAATTCTATGCAGATCTCTCTGGAATGGATCGGTTTTATGGCTGTTATAAGCTGGCAACAGAATTGCGCAAGAAAGTAATCAAAGAAACAGGACTGCCTATTTCCTTTGGTCTTTCTATTAATAAAGTTGTTTCCAAAATCGCTACTGGAGAAGCAAAACCTAACAACCAATTGATGATCAATTACGGGGAAGAAAAAAACTTCATGGCCCCACTGTCTGTAAAAAAGATTCCGCAAGTAGGAGATAAAACCTATCAAACCCTAAGACATCTAGGTGTAAAACGCATTCATACCATTCAAGAAATGCCTGAAGAAATGCTCATCAACGTATTGGGTAAAAACGGCAGTATGATATGGCGTCGTGCTCAAGGAGTGGATAACCGACCTGTTGTTGCTTTTAATGAGCGTAAATCCATCAGTACCGAACGCACCTTTGATAGAGATACCATTGATGTAAAAAAACTGAATTCCATTCTTATCGCCATGACTGAAAACCTTGCTTTTCAACTCAGACGTGGCGATAAACTCACCGGTTGCATTAACGTGAAAATAAAATACTCTGACTTCAACACCTACACCAAACAGATGCGTATTCCTTATTGCAGCGCTGATCATATTTTGATACCTCGCATATTGGAGGTGTTTGAAAAACTTTACAACCGCAGGTTATTGATCCGGCTTATAGGGATCCGGTTTTCACATATTGTAAATGGTCATTACCAGATCAATCTTTTTGACGATAATGAAACCGAACTCAATTTGTATAACGCACTAGATAAAATAAGAGAAAAATATGGAGATAGAACCGTGATGAGAGCTGCTGGTATGGAAGCAAAAACCATAGGCCGAATACTAAATCCTTTTAATGGATTACCCCCTGTCGTGCTCGCACATCGCAAACAATGA
- a CDS encoding SOS response-associated peptidase, giving the protein MCGRATIITPAVDLEKRFNAAFVIGVELKENVNISAGNKIPVITSEQPNHIQLFTLGYTPHWAHKQTYMINARSEGSLNIENDPNYKGAMGIFNKPMFRHAIKSQRCLVLVDAFIEGPKQEKLNKPFIVYPNRDRGPFALAGIYDTWQHPLTGELHHTVAIITSAANRLTQRIEHHRAPVVLSREDEEKWLNPDIAPAELSRMMQPFDSKGFNAYPISQKIKNPEANSLELLKPIGDKLFKDYDRCLYERLKFAEEDEYAIREERLVEGDQFILF; this is encoded by the coding sequence ATGTGTGGAAGAGCAACGATAATTACACCAGCAGTAGATTTAGAAAAGCGGTTTAATGCCGCCTTCGTAATAGGTGTTGAACTCAAAGAAAACGTGAACATAAGCGCAGGTAATAAGATACCTGTCATTACAAGCGAGCAACCTAACCATATACAGCTGTTTACTTTAGGTTACACCCCTCACTGGGCTCACAAACAGACGTACATGATCAATGCGCGCAGTGAGGGAAGTTTAAACATAGAAAACGATCCTAATTATAAAGGAGCTATGGGTATATTTAATAAGCCTATGTTCCGTCATGCGATTAAATCTCAACGTTGTCTAGTTCTTGTAGATGCCTTTATAGAAGGTCCTAAACAAGAGAAGCTTAATAAACCATTTATCGTATATCCTAATCGTGATCGCGGCCCTTTTGCTCTAGCTGGAATTTATGACACCTGGCAACATCCATTAACTGGAGAATTGCATCATACCGTTGCCATCATTACCAGTGCAGCAAATAGACTTACACAAAGAATAGAGCACCACAGGGCTCCGGTAGTATTGAGTAGAGAAGATGAAGAAAAGTGGCTCAATCCAGACATCGCTCCCGCAGAGCTTTCTAGAATGATGCAACCATTTGACTCTAAAGGATTCAATGCTTATCCTATCTCACAAAAAATAAAAAACCCAGAAGCAAATAGCTTAGAGCTTCTAAAACCTATAGGAGATAAGCTTTTCAAAGATTACGACCGCTGTCTATATGAAAGACTCAAGTTTGCTGAAGAAGATGAATACGCCATCAGAGAAGAGCGTCTTGTAGAAGGAGATCAATTTATTTTATTTTAA